A window of Christiangramia forsetii KT0803 contains these coding sequences:
- a CDS encoding amylo-alpha-1,6-glucosidase, with protein MSDEELLKKVREIIYENMEMAEEDDSPRYHYTRPAPDRYPYQFFWDTCFHVFILVAIDEVEMAEKHIHSLLRLQEEDGFIGHMIYWDRLKPGRWADIFQSKFSYKNFLNSHMSSLIQPPLIAQAVSRIVNASGDLEFLKQVLPKLKRYYNWLAENRDFEGDHLLSIISPFESGMDWKPTFDVPLNFKGKANNLLYMKVIWVDFRNFLNNYNLKKIYKKSYFLVKEVGLNTIYAQNLQSLGELCEKVDDRDAQVFYNRAKEVTESIVTIMYDKENKAFYDVYGKTDKKIKILTPTVFYPVVLSGISEKIKKQVIDKHLVQGDEFNSSYPLPSVALNSSAFNPKESLYIWRGPTWIVHNWFLHQYLKNNGYEELAGKLTSSIKELIEKSGFREYYNPLTGEGYGAQDFTWAGLVIDMMKGERVKSNLN; from the coding sequence ATGAGCGATGAAGAGCTTTTAAAAAAAGTCAGGGAAATTATCTATGAGAATATGGAAATGGCTGAAGAGGATGATAGCCCACGTTATCATTACACCCGGCCTGCTCCAGATAGGTATCCCTACCAATTCTTTTGGGATACCTGCTTTCACGTTTTTATTCTGGTCGCTATAGATGAAGTTGAAATGGCTGAGAAGCATATACATAGTTTGTTAAGACTTCAGGAGGAGGATGGTTTTATTGGGCATATGATCTATTGGGACCGATTGAAACCAGGTAGATGGGCAGATATTTTTCAGTCGAAATTCAGTTATAAAAACTTCCTTAACAGTCATATGAGTTCTCTTATCCAGCCACCTCTTATTGCACAGGCAGTGAGCAGAATTGTTAATGCTTCGGGTGATCTGGAATTTTTAAAGCAAGTACTTCCGAAGTTAAAAAGATATTATAACTGGCTGGCTGAAAACCGTGATTTTGAAGGTGATCATTTGCTTAGTATCATATCACCTTTCGAATCTGGCATGGATTGGAAACCCACTTTCGATGTTCCGCTAAATTTTAAAGGAAAGGCCAATAACTTGCTTTACATGAAGGTCATTTGGGTGGATTTTCGAAATTTCCTGAATAATTATAATCTAAAAAAGATTTATAAGAAGAGCTATTTCCTGGTTAAAGAAGTGGGTTTGAATACGATTTATGCACAAAATCTTCAAAGCCTGGGAGAATTATGTGAAAAGGTAGATGACAGGGATGCGCAGGTATTTTATAACAGGGCAAAAGAAGTAACAGAAAGCATTGTTACGATTATGTATGATAAGGAAAATAAAGCATTTTACGATGTGTATGGGAAAACAGATAAAAAAATAAAAATTCTAACGCCTACTGTTTTTTATCCTGTGGTGCTTTCTGGAATATCTGAAAAAATTAAGAAACAGGTGATTGATAAACATTTAGTGCAGGGTGACGAATTTAATTCAAGCTATCCATTGCCATCTGTAGCTTTAAATTCATCTGCGTTTAATCCGAAGGAATCGCTCTATATATGGCGGGGTCCTACCTGGATTGTGCATAACTGGTTTTTACACCAGTACTTAAAAAATAATGGATACGAGGAACTTGCTGGAAAATTGACCTCCAGTATCAAAGAGCTTATTGAGAAAAGTGGTTTCAGAGAATATTACAATCCGCTAACTGGAGAAGGTTACGGTGCTCAAGATTTTACGTGGGCAGGCCTTGTTATAGATATGATGAAGGGAGAAAGAGTTAAATCCAATTTAAACTGA
- a CDS encoding potassium channel family protein has product MAIFLALGLIIYIATVLDILQTTLSMQGGGWLTSRYSHLFWKLFLFVSGGNGKSKILSHAGYILLISIVLIWVFLLWISFVLILISQPGIIVNSSTQIPADLLEIIYYSGYTLSTLGMGDFIAAGNGGRILTSFYSFTGLILLTMSVTYFIPVLSAVIEQRKLGIRLSILGSSPEKIILNFWDGKSFQSFTSKVDELSGSIIKYSQQHRAYPVIHYFHNHKEKNAIILQLARLYEAYLILAFNLNDRVKPEQGDLRPLDIAFENYFEVLKEVTHINTSNETPAYSTIQKLEELSLIDKSKGNHALDTKSEDLRKIFLTLVQQDGWTWNQVDEKKS; this is encoded by the coding sequence ATGGCAATATTTCTGGCTTTAGGGCTCATTATTTATATAGCTACAGTACTGGATATACTTCAAACGACATTGTCTATGCAAGGAGGAGGCTGGTTAACTAGCAGGTATTCTCATCTCTTCTGGAAACTTTTTCTTTTTGTTTCCGGTGGTAATGGTAAATCAAAAATCTTATCTCATGCAGGTTATATCTTGTTGATTTCAATTGTTTTAATCTGGGTATTTTTATTGTGGATTAGTTTTGTCCTTATTTTGATATCACAACCTGGAATTATTGTTAACAGTAGCACGCAAATTCCTGCAGATCTTTTGGAAATTATTTATTACAGCGGATATACCTTATCTACCCTGGGCATGGGAGATTTTATAGCTGCCGGAAATGGGGGCAGGATTCTCACCAGCTTTTATTCTTTTACCGGCCTCATTCTCTTAACTATGTCGGTCACATATTTCATCCCTGTACTATCAGCAGTTATAGAGCAACGAAAACTGGGAATAAGACTTAGCATATTAGGGAGCAGTCCTGAAAAAATAATCCTAAACTTCTGGGATGGTAAAAGCTTTCAATCCTTTACTTCTAAAGTTGACGAACTATCTGGATCAATTATAAAATATAGTCAGCAACATAGGGCTTATCCTGTAATTCACTATTTCCATAATCACAAAGAGAAGAATGCCATTATTTTACAACTTGCTAGACTTTACGAAGCCTATCTTATTCTAGCATTTAACTTAAATGATAGGGTAAAACCAGAGCAAGGAGACTTACGTCCATTAGATATTGCTTTCGAGAATTATTTTGAAGTTTTAAAAGAGGTAACGCATATAAATACCAGTAATGAAACTCCAGCATATTCAACCATACAAAAATTAGAGGAACTTAGTTTAATTGACAAGTCCAAGGGGAACCACGCGTTAGACACTAAGTCTGAAGATCTTCGTAAAATTTTTCTAACCCTGGTACAGCAGGATGGATGGACCTGGAATCAGGTAGATGAAAAAAAATCTTAA
- a CDS encoding SDR family oxidoreductase: MKLSDNNRSGLNGCVVITGGSAGVGRATAIEFAKKGARILLIARGKDGLEGSKRDVEECGGEAWIYIADVANAREMEEAASFAEENLGPIAIWVNNAMVSVFSKAIDMNPEEFSRVTNVTYLGQVYGTLAALKRMKQRNYGKIILVGSALSYRGIPLQSAYCASKHAIQGFFESLRAEIIHDNLNIDLSIVHLPAMNTTQFGWVKTRFDKKPKPMGKIYQPEVAARAIVNVAKSGVRQRMVGYPTIQTVWGNKLVPQFLDHYMARNGVDGQLTENLEDADRKHNLWEPVAGDHGVHGSFNNTAQDYSKFDQVYEHKKVIGIFGVAMLGAVFLTQFIKKSDKN; encoded by the coding sequence ATGAAATTATCAGATAATAACAGAAGTGGCCTTAATGGATGTGTTGTAATCACCGGTGGCTCTGCTGGAGTGGGTAGGGCAACAGCAATAGAATTTGCGAAAAAAGGAGCTAGAATTTTACTTATTGCCAGAGGTAAAGATGGACTGGAGGGCTCAAAAAGGGATGTTGAAGAATGTGGTGGAGAGGCATGGATCTATATTGCCGATGTGGCAAATGCTCGTGAGATGGAAGAGGCAGCAAGCTTTGCTGAAGAAAATCTTGGTCCTATTGCTATTTGGGTCAATAATGCCATGGTGAGTGTTTTTAGCAAAGCGATAGATATGAATCCGGAAGAATTTTCCAGAGTTACCAATGTAACTTACCTGGGGCAGGTTTATGGAACCCTGGCTGCATTAAAAAGAATGAAGCAGAGAAATTATGGGAAAATTATTCTGGTAGGTTCTGCGCTTTCCTATCGCGGTATTCCACTGCAGTCTGCTTACTGTGCTTCCAAACATGCCATTCAGGGATTTTTTGAATCATTGCGTGCGGAGATAATACATGATAACCTAAATATAGATCTTTCCATAGTACATTTGCCGGCAATGAATACCACCCAGTTTGGTTGGGTAAAGACCAGGTTTGACAAAAAGCCTAAACCCATGGGTAAAATTTATCAACCAGAGGTCGCTGCAAGAGCAATTGTAAATGTGGCTAAATCTGGGGTTCGACAGAGAATGGTAGGATATCCCACCATTCAGACTGTTTGGGGCAATAAACTAGTACCTCAATTTTTAGATCATTATATGGCCAGAAATGGAGTTGATGGGCAGTTGACCGAAAATCTAGAGGATGCCGATAGAAAACACAATCTTTGGGAACCAGTGGCCGGGGATCACGGTGTTCATGGTAGTTTTAATAACACCGCCCAAGATTACAGTAAATTTGATCAAGTTTATGAACACAAAAAAGTAATTGGAATTTTTGGAGTCGCCATGTTGGGAGCGGTATTTCTCACTCAGTTTATAAAAAAAAGCGATAAAAACTAG
- a CDS encoding DUF2231 domain-containing protein, whose protein sequence is MKKTVLIFFLMFLPILGGAQDDEHYHHNHEEETIQQVDTIDLEKEVNASTKLENNQDKPVKAKLDDFPNLHPLIVHFPIVLLLLGGILQLIQLFVLKRNLDWVILLCAGAGFIGAYVAGVYAHPHTHDLSEMAKKVLGQHDIYAEWTIYASALAAVLKLGSIFLIKKNRIFEIAVFLVLGFAAYSVSEAGHYGSQLVYIEGVGPQGDYLESEGHGH, encoded by the coding sequence ATGAAAAAAACCGTTCTTATATTTTTTTTGATGTTCTTACCCATACTTGGAGGGGCACAGGATGATGAGCACTATCATCATAACCACGAAGAAGAAACGATCCAACAGGTTGACACTATAGATCTGGAGAAAGAAGTTAATGCATCAACCAAACTTGAAAATAATCAGGATAAACCAGTTAAAGCTAAACTGGATGACTTCCCTAACCTGCATCCCTTAATAGTACATTTTCCAATTGTACTATTGCTTCTCGGCGGAATCCTACAATTAATTCAGCTTTTCGTTCTTAAAAGAAACCTCGACTGGGTAATACTTCTATGTGCCGGTGCCGGATTTATAGGAGCTTATGTTGCAGGAGTGTATGCGCATCCTCATACCCATGATCTTAGCGAAATGGCAAAGAAGGTTTTAGGACAACATGATATATATGCAGAATGGACCATTTATGCCAGTGCCCTGGCAGCCGTTTTAAAACTTGGAAGTATCTTCTTGATTAAAAAGAACCGTATTTTCGAAATTGCGGTTTTCTTGGTTTTGGGCTTCGCTGCGTATTCTGTATCTGAAGCAGGACATTATGGTTCTCAATTGGTTTATATAGAAGGAGTAGGGCCTCAAGGCGATTACCTCGAATCTGAAGGACATGGACACTAA
- a CDS encoding vitamin K epoxide reductase family protein: MLRLYWAPNAYIYNNDTMVGVMVIALTILIPGMPNMITYMKMGSVVPPGWSYNPSSWPQRWIMIVLAFFGWIVSRYLGTFQLGYTDFAADPFFGESTMKILNPNMSHSLPISDGAFGALAYTFEFLMGWMGSPSRWRTMPWMVTFFGILVIPLGLVHIFLVISQPIIVGEWCTFCLLAAAIMLPMIPLELDEVIAMGQHMVQAKKRGDNMWEVFWKGGKAFEKNTDDRTTELMEFPNKPVAVYKSSIWGMSVPWTLAVSTLLGIAVMFAPAVFGVEIQTMPSNIFHLSGSLIVVTSVICMGEVVRRGRYFNILLGLVLAVGPWVVDGSTLGLQITGLVVGLLVAGLSFPRGPKKEEYGLWDKYVK; the protein is encoded by the coding sequence TTGCTCCGGTTATATTGGGCACCCAATGCCTATATTTATAATAATGATACCATGGTAGGGGTAATGGTGATTGCATTGACCATTCTTATTCCTGGCATGCCGAATATGATCACCTACATGAAAATGGGATCTGTGGTTCCTCCCGGGTGGAGCTATAATCCTTCCAGCTGGCCCCAACGTTGGATCATGATCGTACTAGCTTTCTTTGGATGGATCGTTTCCCGGTATCTGGGAACATTTCAATTAGGATATACAGATTTTGCGGCAGATCCTTTTTTCGGGGAAAGCACGATGAAAATATTAAATCCTAATATGTCCCATTCTTTGCCAATTTCAGATGGAGCTTTTGGGGCGCTTGCTTACACCTTCGAATTTTTGATGGGCTGGATGGGAAGTCCTTCCAGATGGCGAACTATGCCATGGATGGTTACGTTCTTTGGGATCTTAGTCATTCCTTTAGGCTTGGTCCATATATTTCTGGTGATATCCCAACCTATTATAGTTGGAGAATGGTGCACCTTTTGTTTGTTGGCCGCGGCTATTATGCTGCCAATGATCCCGCTGGAACTTGATGAGGTAATCGCGATGGGACAACATATGGTCCAGGCTAAAAAGAGAGGAGATAATATGTGGGAAGTGTTCTGGAAAGGTGGAAAAGCTTTTGAAAAAAATACAGATGATCGTACTACTGAACTTATGGAATTTCCCAACAAACCAGTGGCCGTTTATAAATCTTCCATTTGGGGGATGAGTGTTCCATGGACGCTGGCAGTTTCAACTCTTTTAGGTATTGCAGTAATGTTTGCACCGGCGGTATTTGGAGTAGAGATTCAAACCATGCCTTCTAATATTTTCCATCTCAGCGGTTCTCTTATCGTAGTTACTTCGGTAATATGCATGGGAGAGGTTGTTCGTCGCGGAAGATATTTTAATATCCTGTTAGGTTTAGTACTTGCAGTGGGTCCATGGGTGGTAGATGGCAGTACTTTAGGATTGCAAATAACCGGTTTGGTTGTAGGATTATTGGTAGCCGGACTTTCTTTCCCTCGAGGACCGAAGAAAGAAGAATATGGACTCTGGGATAAATACGTAAAATAG
- a CDS encoding four-helix bundle copper-binding protein — MKKNLKYSSHKLNLFKTERSYHNFISIGLNSFLSLCYNHKNQLVMRNEKLITALGNCINHCNYCADACLGEDDVQKMVKCIRLDRICAEACAALNQILAVDGAEVTGLVKYCKEICRKCADECSKHETQHCKDCAKACEECERACEEFLA; from the coding sequence ATGAAAAAAAATCTTAAATATTCTTCCCACAAGTTAAATTTATTTAAAACTGAAAGATCTTACCATAATTTTATAAGTATCGGTTTGAACTCATTTCTATCTTTATGTTATAACCATAAAAATCAATTAGTTATGAGAAATGAAAAATTAATTACTGCATTAGGTAACTGTATCAACCATTGTAATTATTGCGCAGATGCCTGCCTTGGAGAAGACGATGTTCAAAAAATGGTAAAGTGTATCAGGCTGGATCGAATTTGTGCTGAAGCATGTGCTGCTTTGAATCAAATTCTTGCGGTGGATGGTGCAGAGGTAACCGGCCTTGTTAAATACTGCAAAGAAATATGTAGGAAATGTGCTGACGAGTGCAGCAAACATGAAACACAACATTGTAAAGATTGTGCTAAAGCCTGTGAAGAATGTGAACGCGCCTGCGAAGAGTTTTTGGCGTAA
- a CDS encoding APC family permease, with the protein MSNYKKNSLSLIGAISMGTNVMIGAGIFALLGQVAELSGEYFPIAFIVGGIISGFSAYSYNKMSNAYPSAGGIAMYLEKAYGKELVTAFAALLMTFSMIINESLVARTFGSYTLQLFDAPKDSYLIPVLGVGLLILAFVINISGNKVIGKSSLAMAILKTGGLLIFAGGAIYASGFVVSDLVPSGDTGGERGVMEYLGALALSILAYKGFTTITNSGGEIVNPHKNVSRTIVISLLICGVTYLLVSWGVISNLSIPEIIEAKDYSLAEASRPLFGQFGLWFTVSIAIIATISGVIASVFAVSRMTAMLTDMKLIPHSHFGMKGSIQKHMLVYIIVIAIVLTIFFDLSRIASLGAIYYLVMDIIIHWGVLTKMREDIKAKAWIVISAIILDLVVLSSFVFIKIERDPALIWIAFGSMLLIFLGERWFLNRKLPEKGLTN; encoded by the coding sequence ATGTCAAATTACAAAAAAAACAGTTTAAGTCTGATAGGAGCCATTTCTATGGGTACCAATGTTATGATTGGTGCAGGAATCTTTGCGCTTCTTGGTCAAGTGGCAGAACTTTCTGGTGAGTATTTTCCAATAGCTTTTATTGTGGGTGGAATTATATCAGGATTTAGTGCTTATTCCTATAACAAGATGTCTAATGCGTATCCATCTGCAGGAGGTATCGCCATGTATTTGGAGAAAGCATATGGAAAGGAACTTGTAACTGCTTTTGCAGCTTTACTGATGACGTTCTCTATGATTATTAATGAAAGTCTGGTGGCCAGGACCTTTGGTAGTTATACTTTGCAATTGTTCGATGCGCCAAAAGACAGTTATCTCATTCCCGTTTTAGGAGTAGGCTTACTCATTTTAGCCTTTGTAATTAACATTTCAGGTAATAAGGTAATAGGGAAATCCTCCCTAGCCATGGCGATCCTCAAAACCGGTGGATTATTGATCTTTGCCGGAGGAGCTATATATGCTTCGGGTTTTGTAGTATCAGATTTAGTACCTTCAGGAGATACCGGCGGGGAAAGGGGAGTTATGGAATATCTTGGAGCACTTGCCTTATCGATCCTCGCTTATAAGGGTTTTACTACGATCACCAACAGTGGAGGTGAAATTGTTAATCCGCATAAAAATGTAAGCAGGACCATTGTCATATCTTTATTGATCTGCGGGGTGACCTATTTACTGGTTTCCTGGGGGGTTATTTCCAATTTAAGTATTCCTGAAATAATTGAAGCAAAGGATTATAGTCTTGCGGAAGCATCGAGGCCTTTATTTGGCCAATTTGGTTTATGGTTTACGGTTTCTATAGCCATAATCGCTACGATTTCAGGGGTTATTGCCAGCGTATTCGCGGTGTCAAGAATGACGGCTATGCTTACCGATATGAAGCTAATCCCACATAGCCATTTTGGCATGAAAGGAAGTATTCAAAAGCATATGCTGGTGTATATTATAGTAATTGCTATTGTGCTTACTATCTTTTTCGATCTTTCCAGGATAGCCTCTCTTGGGGCAATTTATTACTTGGTTATGGATATTATTATTCACTGGGGGGTGCTTACCAAAATGAGAGAAGATATAAAGGCGAAAGCTTGGATCGTAATTAGTGCCATAATTCTGGATCTAGTGGTATTAAGTTCTTTTGTTTTTATTAAAATAGAAAGGGATCCTGCACTTATTTGGATAGCATTTGGTTCTATGTTGCTCATTTTTCTAGGTGAAAGATGGTTTTTAAATCGAAAACTTCCGGAAAAAGGGTTGACGAATTAG
- a CDS encoding multicopper oxidase family protein, giving the protein MIKKNVNRRNFIQTASLAAAGFYVMPFFGSCKSDTSTRHPETGNKMNKDFIADLDIQLTASPSQTNIFPDKSTNTYSYKASIIKGSEDNLQNIEGSYLGPVLRVKKGDKVRVRYENQIPAESIVHWHGLHVSHENDGHPAHVIGEGDTYYYEFEVMNRAGTYWFHPHPHRHTGEQVYQGLAGLFIVSDKEEEKLNLPQGEYDIPVVIQDRTFDDNKQLQYLGDGQMDRMQGFLGEQILINGKIDNTLELGANGKYRLRLLNGSNSRAYKLAWDHGEAITVLGVDGGLLKAPKRMPYLMLGPAQRVDIWLDLSQQVENSRIKLVHLPISLDMMGGGMMNGGMMGNSNSNHLPYDTQFDIMEINVGASAENDAQLPGELSSLNTLAATDAINKNNPRTFTFAMGGMMEWTINGHTYNGTEVAEEETVKLDTTEIWRINNGSQFSSDPDDDSGMMGGGMHGNGGMMGGQGGMGNMMQMPHPVHIHQLQFNILNRNADKVDDKLWEATKDGFINEGRQDSVYLLPGMQMDLIMRFEDFKGLFLYHCHNLEHEDMGMMRNFKIV; this is encoded by the coding sequence ATGATTAAAAAAAACGTAAACAGAAGGAATTTTATTCAAACTGCAAGCCTGGCAGCAGCAGGTTTCTATGTAATGCCTTTTTTTGGATCTTGTAAATCGGATACCTCCACCCGGCATCCAGAGACGGGGAATAAAATGAATAAGGATTTTATTGCCGATTTAGATATACAACTCACCGCATCACCTTCTCAGACTAACATCTTTCCAGACAAAAGTACCAATACATATTCCTATAAAGCATCTATTATAAAAGGAAGTGAAGATAATTTACAAAATATAGAGGGTAGCTATTTAGGACCTGTTCTTCGGGTAAAGAAAGGGGATAAGGTTAGGGTGAGGTATGAAAACCAGATTCCAGCGGAATCTATAGTACACTGGCACGGCCTGCATGTATCTCACGAAAATGATGGCCACCCGGCGCATGTAATAGGTGAGGGCGACACATATTACTATGAGTTTGAAGTGATGAACAGGGCTGGTACTTATTGGTTTCACCCCCATCCGCATAGGCATACCGGGGAACAGGTTTATCAGGGGCTAGCAGGATTGTTTATCGTTTCTGATAAAGAAGAAGAAAAATTAAATCTACCCCAGGGTGAATATGACATTCCTGTGGTGATCCAGGACAGGACTTTTGATGATAATAAGCAACTCCAATACCTAGGCGATGGTCAGATGGATCGAATGCAGGGTTTTTTAGGTGAGCAAATATTGATCAATGGTAAGATTGATAATACCCTGGAACTGGGCGCAAATGGGAAATATCGGCTAAGACTCTTAAACGGTTCCAATTCCCGAGCCTATAAGTTGGCATGGGATCATGGCGAAGCGATAACCGTATTGGGGGTAGATGGAGGACTGCTGAAAGCGCCAAAAAGAATGCCTTATTTAATGTTAGGGCCGGCTCAGCGCGTAGATATATGGTTGGATTTATCTCAACAAGTAGAAAATAGTCGTATTAAACTGGTCCATTTACCTATCTCACTGGATATGATGGGTGGTGGCATGATGAATGGCGGGATGATGGGAAATAGCAATAGCAATCACTTGCCTTATGACACTCAGTTTGATATTATGGAAATAAATGTGGGAGCTTCTGCAGAAAACGATGCTCAATTACCCGGTGAGCTCAGTTCTTTGAATACATTAGCAGCCACAGATGCCATCAATAAAAACAATCCCAGGACTTTCACTTTTGCTATGGGCGGAATGATGGAATGGACCATTAACGGTCACACCTATAATGGCACTGAAGTAGCCGAAGAAGAGACCGTGAAATTAGATACTACCGAAATTTGGCGTATCAATAATGGAAGCCAGTTTTCTTCAGATCCTGATGATGACAGCGGAATGATGGGCGGCGGAATGCATGGCAACGGCGGAATGATGGGTGGTCAGGGAGGCATGGGAAATATGATGCAAATGCCACATCCTGTTCATATCCACCAATTACAATTCAACATCTTAAACCGAAACGCTGATAAGGTAGATGATAAACTTTGGGAAGCAACCAAAGACGGTTTTATCAACGAAGGCCGGCAGGACAGTGTTTATCTTTTACCAGGAATGCAAATGGATTTGATCATGCGATTTGAAGATTTTAAAGGATTGTTTCTCTACCATTGCCACAACCTCGAACACGAAGATATGGGAATGATGAGGAACTTTAAAATAGTTTAG